The following coding sequences lie in one Scatophagus argus isolate fScaArg1 chromosome 9, fScaArg1.pri, whole genome shotgun sequence genomic window:
- the zgc:110410 gene encoding protein lifeguard 1: MNPTNGSTNGGYGSNPPPYNPQEYGHNPYTGMRYQVGKENISVISPPVTYDNMVHPTAMAAARGGQQYDQPPPDYSHGLEDSGFSDAAVRRGFIRKVYLILMIQLLVTVGIICTFLYWETLREWTWHSYWFSYSMMGAVFVLIMILSCCDNVRRQVPLNFIALGLFTVAEGLMLGSVTVYFNAEAVLWAVGATALVSFALTLFAMQSKWDFTGINGSLWVFAWTILSFGLLCAIFRSQYLSILYACLGTLLFSLYLVFDTQLILGGKHRKYQVSPEEYVFAALNLYLDIVTMFLFLLQLIGLCR, from the exons ATGAACCCGACAAATGGCAGCACTAATGGAGGTTATGGGTCTAATCCCCCTCCTTACAATCCTCAGGAATATGGACACAATCCTTACACAGGGATGAGATATCAG GTAGGGAAGGAGAACATTTCAGTGATCTCCCCTCCTGTCACCTATGACAACATGGTCCACCCTACAGCCATGGCAGCAGCTAGAGGCGGCCAGCAGTACGATCAACCTCCACCTGACTACTCCCATGGCTTAGAGGATAGCGGCTTCAGTGACGCTGCCGTACGAAGAG GTTTTATAAGGAAAGTCTACTTAATCTTGATGATTCAGCTGCTGGTGACTGTCGGCATCATCTGCACTTTTCTTTACTG GGAGACTCTCAGGGAATGGACATGGCACAGCTACTGGTTCTCCTATTCCATGAT GGGGGCGGTCTTCGTGCTCATCATGATCCTGTCCTGCTGTGACAACGTCCGCCGTCAAGTCCCCCTCAATTTCATTGCCCTGGGCTTGTTT acaGTTGCAGAGGGCCTCATGCTCGGGTCTGTgacagt GTACTTTAATGCTGAAGCCGTTCTGTGGGCTGTGGGGGCCACAGCGCTGGTGTCCTTCGCCTTGACTCTCTTTGCTATGCAGTCAAAG TGGGACTTCACCGGGATAAATGGAAGCCTGTGGGTGTTTGCCTGGACCATTCTGTCATTCGGCTTGCTTTGTGCGATCTTCCGATCACAG TACCTTTCCATCCTGTATGCCTGCCTGGGAACCTTGCTGTTTTCTTTA tATTTGGTGTTTGATACCCAGCTTATTCTTGGTGGGAAACACAGGAAGTATCAAGTCTCTCCTGAAGAGTATGTTTTTGCTGCTCTCAACCTCTATCTGGACATTGTCACCAtgttcctcttcctgctgcagctcataGGGCTGTGCCGCTAA